One Trichoderma atroviride chromosome 7, complete sequence DNA segment encodes these proteins:
- a CDS encoding uncharacterized protein (BUSCO:EOG092D34RI), with the protein MASVYKSLSKSSNEKPESSSNGVKKNKQRVLILSSRGVTYRHRHLLNDIASLLPHSRKDAKFDSKSRLGELNELAELYNCNNVLFFEARKGKDLYVWLSKVPNGPTVKFHLQNLHTMEELHFTGNCLKGSRPILSFDAAFETQPHFRVIKELFLHTFGVPQGARKSKPFVDHVMGFTIADGKIWIRNYQISEVEQSMVKGDGEDYVSEQAATGRSKNTDINLVEIGPRFVLTPLVIQEGSFGGPIIYENREFVSPNQVRADIRRAKAARHSARTEQTVGRLSKKSDLGLRSNGNRRAKDELDKSALFA; encoded by the exons ATGGCGTCCGTTTACAAGTCCTTGTCGAAGAGCAGCAACGAGAAGCCTGAATCATCGAGCAATGGCGTCAAGAAAAACAAGCAGAGAGTCCTGATCTTGTCCAGCCGAGGTGTCACCTACAG ACACCGCCATCTTTTGAACGATATTGCTTCACTGCTCCCTCACAGCCGAAAGGATGCCAAATTCGACTCAAAGTCCAGACTGGGCGAGCTCAatgagctggctgagctcTACAACTGCAATAACGTTCTTTTCTTCGAAGCGAGGAAGGGCAAGGATTTGTATGTGTGGTTGAGCAAAGTGCCTAATGGCCCGACGGTCAAATTCCATCTCCAGAACC TGCACACAATGGAGGAGCTGCACTTCACTGGCAACTGCTTAAAGGGCTCACGGCCGATCCTTTCGTTCGACGCCGCTTTCGAGACACAGCCGCACTTCCGTGTCATCAAGGAGCTATTTCTTCACACCTTTGGCGTTCCTCAGGGCGCGCGAAAGTCCAAGCCTTTCGTCGACCACGTCATGGGCTTCACGATTGCAGATGGAAAAATCTGGATTCGAAACTATCAAATCTCCGAGGTTGAGCAGAGCATGGTCAAGGGTGATGGCGAGGACTACGTCTCTGAACAAGCCGCGACTGGCAGGTCCAAGAACACGGATATCAATCTTGTCGAGATCGGACCCAGATTCGTCCTCACACCTCTTGTGATCCAGGAAGGCTCATTCGGTGGCCCGATCATATACGAGAACAGAGAATTCGTCTCTCCCAACCAAGTCAGAGCCGATATCCGAAGGGCAAAGGCTGCAAGACACAGCGCCAGGACAGAACAGACAGTCGGACGTTTGTCTAAGAAGAGTGATTTGGGTCTGCGATCCAACGGGAACCGACGGGCCAAGGATGAGCTGGATAAGTCTGCGCTTTTTGCGTAA
- a CDS encoding uncharacterized protein (BUSCO:EOG092D3UPV) — protein MANDEYDFLFKVVLIGDSGVGKSNLLSRFTRNEFNLDSKSTIGVEFATRSIQVDSKTIKAQIWDTAGQERYRAITSAYYRGAVGALLVYDISKHQTYENVTRWLKELRDHADANIVIMLVGNKSDLRHLRAVPTDEAKAFASENHLSFIETSALDASNVELAFQNILTEIYRIVSSKALDSGDGAQATIGAGTNISLSKAADDEAAKGGKCC, from the exons ATGGCGAACGACGAGTATGAT TTCCTCTTCAAAG TTGTCTTGATTGGAGACTCTGGAGTCGGAAAGTCCAATCTTCTCAGCCGATTCACTCGAAACGAATTCAACCTCGACTCCAAGTCGACTATCGGTGTCGAGTTTGCCACCAGATCGATCCAGGTTGACTCCAAAACCATCAAGGCGCAAATCTGGGATACAGCCGGTCAGGAGCGTTACCGTGCCATCACTTCCGCATACTACCGAGGTGCGGTCGGCGCCCTTCTTGTCTACGATATCAGCAAGCACCAGACGTACGAGAACGTTACGAGATGGCTAAAGGAGCTGCGAGATCACGCCGATGCAAACATTGTCATCATGCTGGTCGGAAACAAGAGCGATTTGAGACACCTGAGAGCTGTTCCTACAGATgaggccaaggcctttgcta GCGAGAACCACTTGTCTTTTATCGAGACATCCGCTCTCGATGCCAGCAACGTTGAGCTTGCTTTCCAGAACATTCTTACGG AAATCTACCGGATCGTATCTAGCAAGGCGCTCGACAGCGGCGACGGTGCCCAAGCCACCATCGGTGCTGGCACTAACATCTCACTTAGCAAGgctgccgacgacgaggctgccaagggtGGCAAGTGCTGCTAA
- a CDS encoding uncharacterized protein (antiSMASH:Cluster_7.3) codes for MVHWEDEAMEIDPNDSLFVSDDLPLSPQLTSNSEGEEPGADREQSNDPTTISKTVQVGPDRQDTVTLSFEGVPPRANSSWAAQFSSDDRLIFTHTCTAQDFSYQINKGADFSRAQLCKGTALSFTENRCLSNLADNLRLANLGLLCSNESYYVILFPSSQSAQDSGKITLEYTIFEPFSSLGSSMLAPAPRLRMKNKDTRNSASYPRPLDHVFGEKFEQLLPSDARKAVKHNFFLAFPPRAKQEAVMLSWWVMSCDSNSDIRTSFDAGHWSSFSNLPHGTVIIHEDSLWFIRLFPELHVLLHGRRASFSFWMFGRSLTPVPLFGSDNLPASPLGDIHLQRVFDPGAAYLITPSFLISEPEQAYTFVKWFWNIHVKKIDMSRPRKLVLCAKADEWMHNFYYEKLLTRRMLPDTASQEELQAAGVSDEACEYRWKTFKVLQQLVFDAGYERTNSIVVAPDSIDGNDEQSLVNWFGHWSTLNIDRFRRYAVIGSGKQTKGRISRILRAPNYSKSIIADPDGVESDLAKAPDPVLATSPTTQRSGRDDESPQLVLDLTDIAKSQRREWCPVRLFWFPVGYSTSDISFQLGDINPRYYNNYDQWFNYFWNHYGALCKAKPARNSYAGLFYTLDEQQALSRGVNNVKRSPWVVIFRPLNPHIRPWQRSEIFIWDTRYSETIGEGKDLCYSDLTESQQQLIECVRGKTKDVIPLEKVWVGSFGASAGSTSTVDVTLRWLDGLLGNVRDWLPAPAKELPLRGWSLVTPEKQSKDQKSDGVAMRDDIMKGLSLQDDKSSTPKIIFHPPSGNNQKPYSKCRNRLYQSAREADPKFEGKNFEYVFRPTLEWYEEQCEEGRGFEHIKVVPWEDIFKMYKVEEFLHKKG; via the coding sequence ATGGTTCACTGGGAAGACGAGGCGATGGAAATAGATCCAAATGATAGTCTTTTTGTATCTGATGATTTGCCTCTATCGCCCCAGCTTACTTCAAACTCGGAAGGCGAAGAACCTGGAGCTGATAGAGAGCAGTCAAACGATCCGACGACAATCAGCAAGACTGTACAGGTGGGCCCTGACAGGCAAGACACTGTTACTCTCTCATTCGAAGGGGTGCCTCCTAGGGCAAACTCTTCTTGGGCCGCGCAGTTCAGTTCTGATGACCGTCTCATCTTTACACATACCTGCACCGCTCAAGACTTTTCATATCAGATCAATAAAGGAGCTGACTTTTCAAGGGCGCAGCTATGCAAAGGTACCGCTTTGTCATTTACCGAAAATCGCTGCCTCAGTAATTTGGCAGATAATCTAAGACTTGCGAATCTTGGGTTACTGTGTTCCAATGAAAGCTATTATGTGATTTTGTTTCCTAGTAGCCAATCAGCGCAAGATTCGGGCAAGATAACTCTGGAGTATACCATATTCGAACCATTCAGCTCCCTAGGATCATCAATGCTCGCTCCCGCCCCGCGACTGAGGATGAAAAACAAGGATACCAGGAACTCAGCGTCGTATCCAAGACCCTTGGATCATGTTTTTGGAGAGAAATTTGAGCAATTGCTGCCATCTGACGCGAGAAAAGCTGTAAAGCACAACTTTTTCCTGGCTTTTCCCCCTCGTGCCAAACAAGAGGCTGTCATGTTATCCTGGTGGGTGATGAGTTGTGATAGTAACAGCGATATTCGAACCAGTTTCGATGCTGGCCATTGGTCCAGCTTCTCGAACCTACCTCACGGGACTGTCATTATTCACGAAGACAGTCTCTGGTTCATACGACTATTTCCCGAGCTTCATGTTCTACTGCATGGGCGTAGGGCAAGCTTTAGCTTTTGGATGTTTGGCCGTTCTCTGACGCCAGTCCCCTTGTTCGGCTCTGACAACCTGCCAGCCTCTCCCCTAGGTGATATTCATCTTCAGCGTGTATTTGACCCTGGAGCCGCCTATTTGATCACGCCAAGCTTCCTCATCTCCGAGCCAGAGCAAGCATATACCTTTGTGAAATGGTTTTGGAACATTCACGTCAAGAAGATCGATATGAGCCGACCTAGAAAATTGGTTCTATGCGCAAAAGCGGACGAATGGATGCACAACTTCTACTACGAGAAGTTGCTGACGAGGCGCATGTTACCTGACACGGCTTCACAAGAGGAATTGCAAGCTGCTGGTGTATCGGATGAAGCATGTGAATATCGATGGAAGACTTTCAAagttctgcagcagctcgttTTTGATGCCGGCTATGAAAGGACGAATTCTATTGTGGTTGCTCCTGACTCGATTGATGGCAACGACGAGCAGAGCTTGGTTAATTGGTTTGGACACTGGTCTACTCTGAATATAGACCGGTTCCGCCGATATGCCGTTATAGGGTCCGGCAAGCAGACTAAGGGACGTATTTCGAGGATTTTGAGAGCGCCGAACTACTCAAAGTCCATCATAGCTGATCCAGACGGAGTCGAGTCAGATCTTGCAAAGGCCCCTGATCCTGTTTTAGCCACGTCTCCTACGACGCAACGATCGGGTAGAGATGACGAGAGCCCTCAGCTAGTTCTTGATTTGACCGACATAGCGAAGTCGCAAAGGCGTGAATGGTGTCCCGTGAGGCTGTTCTGGTTTCCAGTAGGGTACTCAACGTCGGATATCTCATTTCAGCTTGGGGACATCAACCCAAGATATTATAACAACTATGATCAGTGGTTCAACTATTTCTGGAACCACTATGGAGCCCTCTGCAAGGCCAAGCCGGCCCGTAATTCATATGCCGGGCTATTCTACACTCTTGATGAACAGCAGGCGTTATCGCGTGGAGTGAATAACGTCAAACGCTCGCCATGGGTCGTCATATTTCGACCCCTAAATCCGCACATACGGCCATGGCAACGATCTGAGATATTCATCTGGGACACGCGCTATTCAGAGACGATCGGCGAAGGTAAAGACCTTTGCTACTCAGATCTCACTGAATCCCAACAGCAGTTGATAGAATGCGTACggggaaaaacaaaagatgtCATCCCCTTGGAAAAAGTGTGGGTTGGCTCTTTTGGAGCCAGCGCTGGCAGTACCAGTACTGTGGATGTTACACTGCGATGGCTCGATGGTTTGCTAGGAAATGTTAGAGACTGGTTACCTGCCCCAGCTAAGGAGCTTCCTCTTCGAGGCTGGAGTTTGGTCACCCCTGAGAAGCAATCGAAAGATCAGAAGAGCGATGGAGTCGCCATGAGGGATGATATCATGAAGGGCTTATCACTCCAAGACGACAAATCCTCAACCCCAAAGATTATTTTCCACCCACCCAGCGGCAACAACCAAAAGCCATATTCCAAATGCAGAAATCGACTATACCAATCAGCACGAGAAGCAGATCCCAAGTTTGAAGGGAAGAACTTTGAGTATGTTTTCAGGCCGACTTTGGAATGGTACGAGGAGCAATGCGAAGAAGGACGAGGGTTTGAGCATATCAAAGTTGTGCCGTGGGAAGATATTTTTAAGATGTACAAAGTTGAGGAGTTTTTGCACAAAAAGGGATGA
- a CDS encoding uncharacterized protein (EggNog:ENOG41~antiSMASH:Cluster_7.3) → MDDSEGKSPSDSVPKWQLNLPGDEPATDDAPQSQADDNNTQSDKLEVARRFLEDDAVKSAPREVKIDFLKSKGVGDEDIQFLLSEPEEEPLATEDSAPTDESNQKALSVLEKSFAPTPPPPAAPAPPTSILAGSDRPPVVTYPEFLTKPQNDPPLVTTNGLLNTLWAFGGLSTLLYGASKFAVEPMVEKQTSARIDLHETTSKKLDSILAQLESTVSVVPSYNKSGANATSSETEDVDDPSEMFHRDIGTQTTSPLAASSKGKDEAQSKLQADRLSKLAKSLTGLTNDYKKQSTDSENAKAFLDTFRDELDTMTYGNQTEIFGAYDINKKKKKNDSEDEIRKVRDNIRRIKGVLLSARTFPTSAR, encoded by the exons ATGGACGACTCAGAGGGGAAATCGCCATCCGACAGCGTGCCCAAGTGGCAGCTCAACCTCCCCGGCGATGAACCAGCAACCGATGATGCGCCGCAGTCACAAGCAGACGATAACAATACCCAGTCAGATAAGCTCGAGGTCGCGAGGCGATTCCTCGAGGATGACGCAGTCAAGAGTGCGCCGCGAGAGGTCAAGATTGACTTTTTGAAGTCAAAGGGCGTTGGAGATGAGGATATCCAGTTTCTCCTAAGCGAgcctgaagaagagccaTTAGCGACAGAAGATTCAGCCCCAACAGAC GAATCCAACCAGAAGGCTCTATCCGTGCTAGAAAAATCATTTGCTCCtacaccaccgccaccggcTGCTCCCGCGCCTCCGACGTCTATTCTCGCAGGAAGCGATCGCCCTCCCGTGGTGACATACCCCGAGTTCCTCACCAAGCCCCAAAACGATCCCCCCTTGGTCACGACCAACGGACTCCTCAACACGCTCTGGGCCTTTGGCGGTCTTTCCACGCTTCTGTACGGCGCCAGTAAATTCGCCGTCGAGCCAATGGTCGAGAAACAGACAAGCGCGCGGATTGACCTACACGAGACCACttccaagaagctggactCCATCCTCGCGCAGCTCGAAAGCACCGTCTCCGTCGTCCCGTCATACAACAAGTCCGGCGCCAATGCTACTTCTTCAGAGACCGAAGACGTCGACGACCCTTCCGAAATGTTCCACCGAGACATCGGCACGCAGACGACGTCCCCTCTTGCCGCTTCATCAAAGGGCAAAGACGAGGCCCAGTCAAAACTCCAAGCGGACCGTCTTTCAAAGCTAGCCAAGTCCCTCACGGGGCTCACAAACGACTACAAAAAGCAGAGCACCGACTCGGAGAATGCCAAGGCTTTCTTGGACACTTTCCGCGATGAACTGGACACCATGACGTACGGCAACCAGACTGAGATATTCGGCGCCTATGATataaacaagaagaagaagaagaacgactCCGAAGACGAGATTCGAAAAGTGAGGGATAATATTAGGAGGATTAAGGGAGTTCTCTTGAGTGCCCGGACGTTTCCTACATCTGCCAGGTGA
- a CDS encoding uncharacterized protein (antiSMASH:Cluster_7.3): MSSRPRRSAAAKAKEVISVHARWADMSEKEDAGTTMSSRRTGRGAASRDTASSPEETHSSVTVKLPTSKPRQSARGGNRRGVDAFEGGEIVHGKRNRGAKKSYVIDSSPDDEEEEEEEEVEVEEDDDDEDDEDEEDARADDDDEMEELGDEDAEGEDEMDVDAEGEDDIDVAPKGAGRPSAKNSRSTKPRPTVKVTNSRARRHEDEDDEDDDELSEPADSDIGDDTIVYGDQTMGDDEDAEGEEIEVAGDEDDMEEEEEEEEEEVEEEEEDDEMTMAPGANGGDSDLDSEGGSRAETPDLAKMTKRQRARFEDIPQEFMKLPDEIQVKKVFTAEELSMRRQEMARRRRNLSEKRNEEVKMETINKLLKKQAPKINRKAAAAAAAADSQGPNAQKADPVFIRWVSNKSGNRIAVPDEIVDGPSGTLFGNKTKQPSAGPPKLVTEVA; the protein is encoded by the exons ATGTCTTCACGGCCACGGCGTTCGGCCGCCGCAAAGGCGAAGGAAGTCATTTCGGTCCACGCCAGATGGGCTGACATGAGCGAAAAGGAAGACGCAGGAACTACCATGTCATCACGACGCACAGGACGGGGCGCTGCCTCGCGCGATACGGCCTCATCGCCAGAAGAGACGCATTCCAGCGTTACAGTGAAGCTCCCCACCAGTAAACCACGCCAGAGCGCCAGAGGAGGCAATCGCCGGGGGGTTGATGCCTTTGAGGGTGGCGAAATAGTGCACGGGAAACGTAACCGTGGCGCTAAGAAGAGCTATGTAATTGACTCGAGCcctgatgacgaagaagaggaagaggaggaagaggtggaggttgaagaagacgacgacgatgaggacgacgaagacgaagaggacgcGAGAgcagatgacgacgatgagatggaagagcttggtgatgaagatgccgaaggcgaggatgagatggacgTTGATGCAGAAGGTGAAGATGACATAGACGTGGCGCCCAAAGGGGCTGGACGCCCGTCTGCAAAGAACTCAAGATCTACCAAGCCTAGGCCCACGGTCAAGGTCACCAATTCCAGGGCTCGTCGTcatgaggacgaagatgacgaagatgacgatgagctaAGTGAGCCAGCAGACAGTGACATTGGCGATGATACTATCGTTTACGGTGATCAGACAAtgggagatgatgaggatgccgaaggcgaggagattgaggttgctggcgatgaggatgacatggaagaggaggaggaagaggaggaagaggaggtagaagaagaagaggaggatgatgagatgacCATGGCCCCAGGAGCCAATGGCGGCGATTCAGATCTCGACAGTGAGGGGGGTAGCCGGGCCGAGACACCAGATCTCGCTAAAATGACCAAACGACAGAGGGCTCGGTTCGAGGATATACCACAAGAGTTTATGAAGTTGCCGGATG AAATTCAAGTAAAGAAAGTGTTTACTGCGGAAGAACTATCTATGCGTCGTCAGGAGATGGCTCGAAGGCGACGAAACCTCAGCGAGAAGCGCAATGAGGAAGTCAAG ATGGAAACCATCAACAAGCTTTTGAAGAAGCAAGCCCCGAAGATCAATCGTaaagccgctgccgccgccgctgccgccgacTCGCAAGGTCCGAATGCGCAAAAAGCTGACCCCGTCTTTATCCGCTGGGTTAGCAATAAGAGCGGTAACCGAATTGCCGTACCCGACGAGATTGTCGACGGGCCGTCTGGTACCCTCTTTGGCAACAAGACCAAACAGCCATCTGCGGGACCACCAAAGCTAGTAACAGAGGTGGCTTAG
- a CDS encoding uncharacterized protein (antiSMASH:Cluster_7.3), with protein MSSRRTGRGAASRDTASSPEETHSSVTVKLPTSKPRQSARGGNRRGVDAFEGGEIVHGKRNRGAKKSYVIDSSPDDEEEEEEEEVEVEEDDDDEDDEDEEDARADDDDEMEELGDEDAEGEDEMDVDAEGEDDIDVAPKGAGRPSAKNSRSTKPRPTVKVTNSRARRHEDEDDEDDDELSEPADSDIGDDTIVYGDQTMGDDEDAEGEEIEVAGDEDDMEEEEEEEEEEVEEEEEDDEMTMAPGANGGDSDLDSEGGSRAETPDLAKMTKRQRARFEDIPQEFMKLPDEIQVKKVFTAEELSMRRQEMARRRRNLSEKRNEEVKMETINKLLKKQAPKINRKAAAAAAAADSQGPNAQKADPVFIRWVSNKSGNRIAVPDEIVDGPSGTLFGNKTKQPSAGPPKLVTEVA; from the exons ATGTCATCACGACGCACAGGACGGGGCGCTGCCTCGCGCGATACGGCCTCATCGCCAGAAGAGACGCATTCCAGCGTTACAGTGAAGCTCCCCACCAGTAAACCACGCCAGAGCGCCAGAGGAGGCAATCGCCGGGGGGTTGATGCCTTTGAGGGTGGCGAAATAGTGCACGGGAAACGTAACCGTGGCGCTAAGAAGAGCTATGTAATTGACTCGAGCcctgatgacgaagaagaggaagaggaggaagaggtggaggttgaagaagacgacgacgatgaggacgacgaagacgaagaggacgcGAGAgcagatgacgacgatgagatggaagagcttggtgatgaagatgccgaaggcgaggatgagatggacgTTGATGCAGAAGGTGAAGATGACATAGACGTGGCGCCCAAAGGGGCTGGACGCCCGTCTGCAAAGAACTCAAGATCTACCAAGCCTAGGCCCACGGTCAAGGTCACCAATTCCAGGGCTCGTCGTcatgaggacgaagatgacgaagatgacgatgagctaAGTGAGCCAGCAGACAGTGACATTGGCGATGATACTATCGTTTACGGTGATCAGACAAtgggagatgatgaggatgccgaaggcgaggagattgaggttgctggcgatgaggatgacatggaagaggaggaggaagaggaggaagaggaggtagaagaagaagaggaggatgatgagatgacCATGGCCCCAGGAGCCAATGGCGGCGATTCAGATCTCGACAGTGAGGGGGGTAGCCGGGCCGAGACACCAGATCTCGCTAAAATGACCAAACGACAGAGGGCTCGGTTCGAGGATATACCACAAGAGTTTATGAAGTTGCCGGATG AAATTCAAGTAAAGAAAGTGTTTACTGCGGAAGAACTATCTATGCGTCGTCAGGAGATGGCTCGAAGGCGACGAAACCTCAGCGAGAAGCGCAATGAGGAAGTCAAG ATGGAAACCATCAACAAGCTTTTGAAGAAGCAAGCCCCGAAGATCAATCGTaaagccgctgccgccgccgctgccgccgacTCGCAAGGTCCGAATGCGCAAAAAGCTGACCCCGTCTTTATCCGCTGGGTTAGCAATAAGAGCGGTAACCGAATTGCCGTACCCGACGAGATTGTCGACGGGCCGTCTGGTACCCTCTTTGGCAACAAGACCAAACAGCCATCTGCGGGACCACCAAAGCTAGTAACAGAGGTGGCTTAG